From Saprospiraceae bacterium, one genomic window encodes:
- a CDS encoding replication-associated recombination protein A: MIPLAERMRPQHLDEILGQDHLIGPDKPLRKMLEKNYIPSMILWGPPGVGKTTLARVMGQFLNRAFYTISAISSGVKEIREIIQSARETSGIGQSPILFIDEIHRFNKSQQDALLGAVEEGTLTLIGATTENPSFEVNSALLSRMQVYVLQALTDPDLNKLIQRILVEGDEYKTRVVEIQSNSALFRLAGGDARKLCNVMEILASIPDQKMTITDQLVMDLVSKNAAMYDKGGEMHYDMISAFIKSVRGSDPHAALYWMARMIDAGEDPLFIARRLIILASEDIGLANPNAFLMAQACAQALHQIGWPEGRIPLAETAIYLACSSKSNSAYLAIEKAISLAKEFPHLPVPLHLRNAPTRMMKNLDYGKGYEYAHHHPFGFITQEYMPNEIAGTKIYDPGNNPSEEKTKEILLKLWGQKYF; encoded by the coding sequence ATGATACCATTGGCTGAAAGAATGCGCCCGCAACATTTGGATGAGATCCTGGGACAGGATCATTTGATTGGACCTGACAAGCCACTCCGAAAAATGTTGGAAAAAAACTACATCCCTTCCATGATTTTGTGGGGACCTCCGGGCGTTGGTAAAACCACACTGGCAAGGGTCATGGGGCAATTTCTGAACAGAGCTTTCTACACCATCAGTGCGATTTCTTCCGGTGTCAAAGAAATCCGGGAAATTATTCAATCTGCTCGTGAAACCTCTGGAATTGGACAATCCCCTATTTTATTTATCGATGAAATCCACAGGTTTAATAAATCACAGCAAGATGCTTTACTAGGGGCCGTAGAAGAAGGGACTTTGACTTTAATTGGAGCTACAACAGAAAACCCTTCTTTTGAAGTCAATTCTGCATTGCTCAGTAGAATGCAGGTGTATGTCCTGCAAGCGCTCACGGATCCGGATCTCAATAAACTAATCCAGAGAATCCTGGTGGAAGGAGATGAATACAAGACACGCGTGGTCGAGATCCAAAGCAACAGTGCTCTATTTCGCCTGGCAGGCGGCGATGCAAGGAAGCTGTGCAATGTGATGGAAATTCTGGCCAGCATTCCTGACCAAAAAATGACGATCACTGACCAGCTGGTCATGGATCTGGTATCCAAAAATGCGGCCATGTACGACAAAGGCGGTGAAATGCATTACGACATGATCTCAGCCTTTATTAAATCGGTCAGAGGCAGCGATCCACATGCTGCTTTGTATTGGATGGCGAGGATGATCGATGCCGGGGAAGATCCTTTGTTTATTGCAAGACGACTGATTATCCTTGCTTCAGAAGACATTGGACTCGCCAATCCCAATGCCTTTCTAATGGCACAGGCATGCGCCCAGGCTTTGCACCAAATCGGTTGGCCGGAGGGTAGAATCCCATTGGCCGAAACGGCCATTTATTTGGCCTGTTCCTCAAAATCCAATTCCGCCTACCTGGCGATCGAAAAAGCCATTTCTCTGGCCAAAGAATTTCCCCACTTGCCGGTGCCCCTTCACCTGAGAAATGCGCCCACCCGCATGATGAAAAACCTGGATTATGGAAAGGGTTATGAATATGCACACCACCACCCCTTTGGATTCATCACGCAGGAATACATGCCCAATGAAATAGCGGGAACTAAAATTTACGATCCGGGAAATAATCCATCAGAAGAAAAAACAAAGGAAATATTGCTCAAACTTTGGGGTCAAAAATACTTTTAA
- a CDS encoding PH domain-containing protein: MYKIFSAAVSPFIASVLILSFLISGLVLWISGYWILFALDLILFGLIGHAFFTAKYIIADHQLQIRFGLFHHTNIDIYGIRQISKTRDPLSSPAPSLDRLRIDYGQNKYILLSPKDKSGFIRSLTEIQPNIQLSGALLTSEKNN, encoded by the coding sequence ATGTACAAGATTTTCTCAGCTGCTGTAAGTCCTTTTATCGCCTCCGTTTTAATACTGTCTTTTTTAATCAGTGGCCTTGTGCTCTGGATATCGGGATATTGGATTTTGTTCGCGCTTGATCTGATTCTTTTCGGACTGATTGGTCATGCATTTTTTACCGCGAAATATATCATAGCCGACCACCAATTGCAGATCCGATTTGGCTTATTTCATCACACAAACATTGACATTTATGGCATTCGTCAAATCTCAAAAACCAGAGATCCCCTGTCCTCCCCTGCTCCCTCTCTGGATCGACTGCGAATTGATTACGGTCAAAACAAGTATATCCTTTTGTCACCAAAAGACAAATCTGGATTTATTCGCAGCTTGACGGAAATCCAACCAAATATTCAACTGTCCGGTGCCTTATTGACATCCGAAAAAAATAATTGA
- a CDS encoding SRPBCC domain-containing protein, whose amino-acid sequence MTNLQSDFTVDRSQNKIYIKREFAAPLEWVWNAWTHAEILDQWWAPKPWKAVTTKMNFKQGGHWLYYMLGPESEKHYARFDFLEIIPKKSFYGLDGFCDEHGQINPALPQNEWLNQFTSIGSNTLVSMTLSFKTLADLDKILQMGFKEGFSAAHQNLDDLLSQQAEV is encoded by the coding sequence ATGACCAATTTACAATCGGATTTTACGGTGGACAGATCACAAAACAAGATCTATATCAAACGCGAATTTGCAGCTCCTTTGGAATGGGTCTGGAACGCATGGACCCATGCTGAAATACTGGATCAATGGTGGGCTCCAAAACCCTGGAAAGCAGTAACCACAAAGATGAATTTCAAACAAGGCGGTCATTGGCTCTACTATATGTTGGGGCCGGAAAGCGAAAAGCACTATGCGCGATTCGATTTTTTAGAGATCATTCCCAAAAAATCATTTTACGGACTGGATGGCTTTTGTGATGAACATGGTCAAATAAACCCGGCCCTTCCTCAAAATGAATGGCTCAATCAATTTACCAGCATCGGATCAAATACCCTTGTAAGCATGACCTTAAGTTTTAAAACACTTGCAGATCTGGACAAAATCCTTCAAATGGGATTTAAGGAAGGCTTTTCTGCCGCGCATCAAAATCTGGATGATCTCCTATCACAACAAGCTGAAGTGTAA
- a CDS encoding SRPBCC domain-containing protein yields the protein MEGKTIMLERVFDAKKSKVWQALTQKELMKKWYFNLTEFRPEVGFKFEFWGSTENGVKYKHLCEIVDLVFESRLSYTWQYEGYRGVSTVTFELTDEAGKTRLKLTHEGIGNFPAEVPDFAIHNFQTGWNHIIHISLNNFLHNSIQ from the coding sequence ATGGAAGGAAAAACAATAATGCTAGAACGCGTATTTGATGCAAAAAAAAGCAAAGTTTGGCAAGCACTCACCCAAAAGGAGCTGATGAAAAAATGGTATTTTAATCTGACAGAATTCAGACCCGAAGTCGGATTCAAATTTGAATTTTGGGGATCCACAGAAAATGGTGTAAAATACAAACACCTTTGTGAAATCGTGGATCTGGTGTTTGAATCGAGATTGAGTTATACCTGGCAATATGAAGGATACCGTGGAGTTTCCACCGTGACATTTGAGCTTACGGATGAGGCGGGTAAAACAAGATTAAAACTCACCCATGAAGGCATTGGTAATTTTCCAGCCGAAGTCCCTGATTTTGCAATTCACAATTTCCAAACAGGTTGGAATCACATAATCCATATTTCATTAAATAACTTTCTACACAACTCAATTCAATAA
- a CDS encoding winged helix-turn-helix transcriptional regulator — protein MKSRRDVFQAIADPNRRAIIALLSLQALTPNAIAEHFQTSRQAISKHLQILTECELVMSIPKGREIYYHLEFKKMKELDHWLQQFRGLWEKKFDQLDGLLNDLKKQEWKEKQ, from the coding sequence ATGAAATCAAGAAGAGATGTTTTCCAGGCCATTGCAGACCCCAACAGGAGAGCAATCATTGCTTTATTATCCCTACAAGCCCTGACCCCAAATGCCATCGCAGAACATTTTCAAACAAGCCGCCAAGCCATCTCAAAACATCTCCAGATTCTTACAGAATGTGAATTGGTGATGTCGATCCCAAAAGGCAGAGAAATCTATTATCATCTGGAATTCAAAAAAATGAAAGAATTGGATCATTGGTTACAACAATTCCGAGGCCTTTGGGAGAAAAAGTTTGATCAATTGGATGGATTATTAAATGATCTAAAAAAACAAGAATGGAAGGAAAAACAATAA
- a CDS encoding GNAT family N-acetyltransferase encodes MDTAKKYKLRPWRESDLPSLVKYANNWNIAKNMTDQFPHPYTEENGLNFIRFATSEHPIRIFAIAVEDEAVGGIGIHPQKDIHRKNAELGYWLAEPYWGHGIVSAAIQEMLEFAFLHFDINRVFARPFGSNLASQKVLEKNGFVLEAKMEKVLYKKDRYEDEWIYAFRKYTSN; translated from the coding sequence ATGGACACAGCAAAGAAATACAAACTACGCCCCTGGCGGGAATCAGATCTGCCAAGTTTGGTAAAATACGCCAACAATTGGAACATCGCAAAAAATATGACCGATCAATTTCCACACCCTTACACCGAGGAAAATGGATTGAACTTTATTCGATTTGCAACATCTGAGCATCCCATCCGGATTTTTGCAATTGCAGTGGAGGACGAAGCGGTTGGAGGTATCGGTATTCATCCTCAGAAAGATATTCATCGCAAAAATGCCGAATTGGGATACTGGCTTGCTGAACCATACTGGGGTCATGGAATTGTATCAGCTGCCATTCAGGAAATGTTGGAGTTTGCATTTCTCCACTTTGACATCAACCGCGTTTTTGCCAGACCTTTTGGGAGCAACCTGGCTTCACAAAAAGTACTCGAAAAAAATGGTTTTGTCCTGGAAGCCAAAATGGAAAAAGTCCTCTATAAAAAGGATCGCTACGAGGACGAATGGATCTACGCTTTTAGAAAATATACAAGTAATTAA
- a CDS encoding group III truncated hemoglobin: MKEIKNREDIVFLVDQFYQQVQKNKILGHIFNHVAKVHWETHLPKMYSFWASILLGEQSYSDNPMLKHIALHQRSPLTGIEFEEWLKLFTNTVDLHFEGENADLAKKRARDIAALMLYKIQNS, encoded by the coding sequence ATGAAAGAAATTAAAAATCGCGAAGATATTGTCTTCCTGGTGGATCAGTTTTACCAACAAGTTCAAAAAAACAAAATACTTGGCCACATATTCAACCATGTGGCCAAAGTGCATTGGGAAACACACCTGCCAAAGATGTATTCTTTTTGGGCAAGTATTCTTCTGGGCGAACAATCTTATTCGGACAATCCCATGCTTAAACACATTGCCCTGCATCAAAGGTCGCCTCTCACAGGAATCGAATTTGAGGAATGGCTGAAGTTATTTACAAATACAGTGGACCTTCACTTTGAAGGAGAAAATGCAGACCTTGCCAAAAAAAGAGCCAGAGACATTGCAGCACTGATGCTCTACAAGATTCAAAACAGCTAG